From the genome of Egicoccus sp. AB-alg6-2, one region includes:
- a CDS encoding lytic transglycosylase domain-containing protein, with product MVGSARSRRRPRRGIRGVVALATVAALAASASASYEVQRGDTLSEIAVHTGTTVADLVATNGLRSADHIRAGQRLTLPSAPAATPASRAEVGALIEREARARGWSPAFVKALAWQESGWDNARVSSAGAIGIMQVMPATGDHVSTYLVGRPLDLHDPHDNVVAGIAFLQHLWELTDGDVERTLAGYYQGLRSVRENGTYPSTERYIDNVLALRERFR from the coding sequence ATGGTCGGTTCGGCACGGTCGCGACGACGACCGCGACGGGGCATCCGTGGTGTCGTCGCACTGGCGACCGTCGCGGCGCTGGCCGCCAGCGCGTCCGCCAGCTACGAGGTACAGCGAGGTGACACGCTGTCGGAGATCGCGGTGCACACCGGTACCACCGTGGCCGACCTGGTGGCCACCAATGGTCTGCGCAGCGCCGACCACATCCGCGCGGGACAACGGCTGACCCTGCCCTCCGCCCCCGCGGCCACGCCGGCCTCACGCGCCGAGGTGGGCGCGCTCATCGAGCGCGAGGCGCGGGCGCGTGGCTGGAGTCCCGCCTTCGTCAAGGCGCTCGCCTGGCAGGAATCCGGCTGGGACAACGCGCGGGTCTCGTCGGCGGGGGCGATCGGCATCATGCAGGTCATGCCGGCCACCGGCGATCACGTCTCGACGTACCTGGTGGGTCGACCGCTCGACCTGCACGACCCGCACGACAACGTCGTCGCCGGCATCGCCTTCCTGCAGCACCTGTGGGAGCTCACCGACGGCGACGTCGAGCGCACGCTCGCCGGCTACTACCAGGGCCTGCGCTCGGTCCGCGAGAACGGGACGTATCCGTCGACCGAACGCTACATCGACAACGTGCTGGCGCTGCGCGAGCGCTTCCGCTGA
- the rsgA gene encoding ribosome small subunit-dependent GTPase A produces the protein MPRIDIESLEDEWEEDHHLLSQRRRSDPLSQAAKERLEDYDAGRIVAVDKGHVRVLYDDEVLPARFSGAMRGTKVVVGDRVRVRPPRHDTDTARIVELLPRETVLLRTADDALDDERVVVANADAVAVVLAADYLDVGVRFLDRVMVSASVGGMSTLLCINKIDLVADRTEVADVTARYEAVGVDVRVTSAETGEGVDALAQSLTGCWTAFTGHSGVGKTSLFNRLVPEAGREVAEIGRFGGRHTTVSARAMLIASLDAWLVDTPGVRSFGLGNMAPTELADHFPELAALNCGLDDCLHEGEPGCVLTNTSIHPARLESYRRLLAALREGTS, from the coding sequence ATGCCACGCATCGACATCGAATCCCTCGAGGACGAATGGGAGGAGGACCACCACCTCCTGTCACAGCGGCGGCGTTCGGACCCGCTGTCGCAGGCGGCCAAGGAACGACTCGAGGACTACGACGCCGGCCGCATCGTGGCCGTCGACAAGGGGCACGTCCGCGTCCTCTACGACGACGAGGTGCTGCCCGCACGCTTCTCGGGCGCCATGCGCGGCACCAAGGTGGTGGTCGGTGACCGTGTTCGGGTGCGCCCACCACGCCACGACACCGACACCGCCCGCATCGTCGAGCTGTTGCCCCGCGAGACGGTGCTGCTGCGCACGGCCGACGACGCGCTCGACGACGAGCGTGTGGTGGTCGCCAACGCGGACGCGGTCGCGGTGGTGCTCGCCGCGGACTACCTCGACGTCGGCGTCCGCTTCCTCGACCGGGTCATGGTGTCGGCATCCGTCGGGGGCATGAGCACGCTGCTGTGCATCAACAAGATCGACCTCGTGGCCGACCGCACCGAGGTCGCGGACGTGACCGCCCGCTACGAAGCCGTCGGTGTCGACGTGCGGGTGACCTCGGCGGAGACCGGCGAGGGTGTCGACGCGCTCGCGCAGTCGCTGACCGGGTGCTGGACGGCGTTCACCGGCCACTCGGGGGTCGGCAAGACCTCGCTGTTCAACCGCCTGGTTCCCGAGGCCGGCCGCGAGGTCGCCGAGATCGGCCGGTTCGGCGGCCGGCACACGACGGTGTCGGCCCGGGCCATGCTGATCGCCTCGCTGGACGCGTGGCTCGTCGACACGCCGGGGGTGCGCTCCTTCGGCCTGGGCAACATGGCGCCGACCGAACTGGCCGACCACTTCCCCGAGTTGGCGGCCCTGAACTGTGGGCTCGACGACTGTCTCCACGAGGGTGAACCCGGCTGCGTGCTGACGAACACCTCGATCCACCCGGCACGGCTGGAGAGCTATCGTCGGCTGCTCGCGGCGCTGCGTGAAGGCACGTCGTAG
- a CDS encoding TldD/PmbA family protein, with translation MYDYARAAVEAALAAGATYADARVVIRRQERIAAHNGELESVTHNEDAGVGVRALIGSSWGFAATGELTDTAAKKAGGEATATAKASALVPGSAIELADVPVAQDSYETPHAENPFDVPLAEKVELVVGATRTMHEVEGIAVATAHIGFWDTDKWFVSSQGHRIHQHIVEAGGGMDATAVGESETQRRSYPQSFGHYETGGYEVVRRFDMPGNAQRVAEEAVQLLDAADCPSGEMDLVLESSQLALQIHESVGHAIELDRILGWEAAFAGTSFLELDKLGSLKYGSELMNITADATIPGALSTFGYDDEGTPARSVDIVRDGTWVGVLSGRDTAHLAGLEPGGMVRADGFNRLPMVRMTNVGLKPGEGSLDEIIADTKRGVYMATNRSWSIDDRRLNFQFGCEIGWEIVDGKLGRMVKNPTYTGITPRFWASLDRLAGQDEWVPWGVPNCGKGQPMQVGHTGHPASPGRFHDVRVGVRG, from the coding sequence ATGTACGACTACGCACGCGCGGCGGTCGAGGCCGCGCTCGCCGCAGGCGCCACCTATGCCGATGCGCGGGTGGTGATCCGCCGCCAGGAACGTATCGCCGCACACAACGGCGAACTCGAATCGGTGACCCACAACGAGGACGCCGGTGTCGGCGTCCGTGCGCTGATCGGCTCGTCGTGGGGCTTCGCCGCCACGGGCGAGCTGACCGACACGGCCGCGAAGAAGGCCGGCGGCGAGGCGACCGCGACCGCGAAGGCGTCCGCGCTCGTTCCGGGTTCGGCGATCGAGCTGGCCGACGTGCCGGTGGCGCAGGACTCCTACGAGACGCCGCACGCCGAGAACCCGTTCGACGTCCCGCTGGCCGAGAAGGTCGAGCTGGTCGTCGGCGCGACCCGCACGATGCACGAGGTCGAGGGCATCGCGGTGGCCACCGCGCACATCGGGTTCTGGGACACCGACAAGTGGTTCGTCTCCTCCCAGGGGCACCGCATCCACCAGCACATCGTCGAGGCCGGCGGCGGCATGGACGCGACGGCGGTCGGCGAGTCCGAGACGCAGCGCCGCAGCTATCCGCAGTCGTTCGGGCACTACGAGACCGGTGGCTACGAGGTGGTCCGCCGCTTCGACATGCCCGGCAACGCGCAGCGGGTCGCCGAGGAGGCGGTGCAGCTGCTCGACGCGGCGGACTGCCCGTCGGGCGAGATGGACCTGGTCCTCGAGTCGAGCCAGCTGGCGCTCCAGATCCACGAATCCGTCGGCCACGCGATCGAACTCGACCGCATCCTCGGATGGGAGGCCGCGTTCGCCGGCACGAGCTTCCTGGAGCTCGACAAGCTCGGCAGCCTCAAGTACGGCTCCGAGCTGATGAACATCACCGCGGACGCCACGATCCCGGGGGCACTGTCGACCTTCGGCTACGACGACGAGGGCACGCCGGCCCGCTCCGTCGACATCGTGCGCGACGGGACCTGGGTCGGGGTGCTCTCGGGCCGCGACACCGCACACCTCGCCGGCCTCGAACCCGGCGGCATGGTGCGCGCCGACGGCTTCAACCGGCTGCCGATGGTCCGCATGACCAACGTGGGCCTCAAGCCGGGCGAGGGCTCGCTCGACGAGATCATCGCCGACACCAAGCGCGGGGTGTACATGGCCACCAACCGCTCGTGGTCGATCGACGACCGGCGACTCAACTTCCAGTTCGGCTGCGAGATCGGTTGGGAGATCGTCGACGGCAAGCTCGGACGCATGGTCAAGAACCCGACCTACACCGGGATCACCCCCCGCTTCTGGGCGTCGCTCGACCGTCTCGCCGGTCAGGACGAGTGGGTGCCCTGGGGCGTGCCCAACTGCGGCAAGGGACAACCCATGCAGGTCGGCCACACCGGCCATCCCGCCTCACCGGGGCGGTTCCACGACGTCCGCGTCGGCGTGAGGGGCTGA
- a CDS encoding TldD/PmbA family protein → MTTDEHTVHDLDDLQALADRVIELVQDNPRAADGSVEANVLVGRTRHGLTRFANSFIHQHVGEDTVTIGLTVAVGGRTATAGTTDTRDDALAGLIDATLASAALQPVDPHWPGATPPAEVHGPGNFDPATAAARPEERAERVKAFVDADPGLRAAGFLDTQATWAAFASTAGQRVTGRSTRATIDGIHQTDRSAGSAHQTARSLADLDAAKAGAVAADRGRRSAEFVDLDPGIYEVVLGPEAVSTMLTFLGVYGFNAKMHLEGGSFVKLGEQQLDEQIAILEDPTDPRAIALPFDNEGTPRRSFPLVEAGVTRNLAHDRRTARRAGAETTGSAVPGGSEFGAVPTTIKLLPGTATPEELVSGVQRGLLVTQFHYCRVLDPKSLVVTGLTRNGTFRIEDGQVAGAVGNLRFTQSFVGALAQGQVAAIGNDDRYADGEFGAGVVIAPSLRLKAWNFTGGAKG, encoded by the coding sequence ATGACCACCGACGAGCACACCGTCCACGACCTCGACGACCTGCAGGCGCTCGCCGACCGGGTCATCGAACTGGTGCAGGACAATCCGCGCGCGGCGGACGGTTCGGTCGAGGCCAACGTCCTGGTCGGCCGCACCCGTCACGGGCTGACCCGGTTCGCCAACTCCTTCATCCACCAGCACGTGGGTGAGGACACCGTGACCATCGGGTTGACCGTGGCGGTCGGCGGTCGGACCGCGACCGCCGGCACCACCGACACCCGCGACGACGCACTGGCCGGCCTCATCGACGCGACCCTGGCGTCTGCGGCACTCCAGCCGGTGGACCCGCACTGGCCCGGCGCCACGCCGCCGGCCGAGGTGCACGGGCCCGGCAACTTCGACCCGGCGACGGCCGCTGCCCGGCCCGAGGAGCGCGCCGAGCGGGTCAAGGCCTTCGTCGACGCCGACCCCGGCCTGCGGGCCGCGGGCTTCCTCGACACGCAGGCGACCTGGGCGGCGTTCGCCTCGACGGCTGGTCAGCGCGTGACCGGCCGTTCGACGCGGGCGACGATCGACGGGATCCACCAGACCGACCGCTCCGCCGGGTCGGCGCACCAGACCGCCCGGTCGCTGGCCGACCTCGACGCGGCGAAGGCGGGCGCGGTCGCAGCCGACCGGGGCCGTCGATCAGCGGAGTTCGTCGACCTCGATCCCGGCATCTACGAGGTCGTCCTCGGGCCCGAAGCGGTGTCGACCATGCTCACCTTCCTCGGTGTGTACGGCTTCAACGCCAAGATGCACCTCGAGGGCGGCTCGTTCGTCAAGCTCGGTGAGCAGCAGCTCGACGAGCAGATCGCGATCCTCGAGGACCCGACGGATCCGCGCGCGATCGCCCTGCCCTTCGACAACGAAGGCACGCCGCGGCGATCGTTCCCGCTGGTCGAGGCCGGGGTCACCCGCAACCTCGCCCACGACCGACGTACCGCCAGGCGTGCCGGTGCGGAGACCACCGGCAGCGCCGTGCCCGGCGGCTCGGAGTTCGGCGCCGTTCCCACGACCATCAAGTTGCTCCCCGGCACGGCCACGCCCGAGGAGCTGGTGTCCGGTGTCCAGCGCGGCCTGCTGGTGACCCAGTTCCACTACTGCCGGGTGCTCGACCCGAAGAGCCTCGTCGTCACGGGCCTGACGCGCAACGGCACCTTCCGGATCGAGGACGGTCAGGTGGCGGGCGCGGTCGGCAACCTGCGGTTCACCCAGTCGTTCGTCGGCGCCCTGGCCCAGGGGCAGGTGGCCGCCATCGGCAACGACGACCGCTACGCCGACGGCGAGTTCGGCGCGGGCGTCGTCATCGCCCCGTCGCTGCGCCTGAAGGCGTGGAACTTCACGGGCGGCGCCAAGGGATGA
- a CDS encoding SDR family NAD(P)-dependent oxidoreductase yields MTERRFRRALVTGASSGIGASFARLLADRGVATVLVARSADRLGELATTLRTEHPGHPGGDVEVVPADLTTADGLERVGARLRDGDRPIDLLINNAGAGQVGLFMDLDPDDAQTAVLLNVVAPLRLAHAALPTLAAQGGALLNVASIASFQPVPMMATYAATKAFVASWSQALHEELRGTGVTVTALAPGFTRSGFVDAADARDVASRIPGPFWDGPDEVARAGLDGVARGRALVVPSWLYRAGVTASSLTPTFVTRRLVGEVTRRLG; encoded by the coding sequence ATGACGGAGCGCCGGTTCCGCCGTGCGCTGGTCACCGGTGCCTCCTCGGGCATCGGCGCCTCGTTCGCCCGCCTGCTCGCCGACCGGGGCGTCGCCACCGTGCTGGTGGCGCGCTCGGCCGATCGGTTGGGCGAGCTCGCCACCACGCTACGCACCGAGCACCCCGGCCATCCCGGCGGCGACGTCGAGGTGGTGCCCGCGGATCTGACCACGGCGGACGGACTCGAGCGCGTCGGTGCCCGCCTGCGTGACGGGGACCGGCCGATCGACCTGCTGATCAACAACGCCGGCGCCGGGCAGGTCGGTCTCTTCATGGACCTCGACCCCGACGACGCGCAGACGGCCGTTCTGCTCAACGTGGTCGCGCCGCTGCGGCTGGCACACGCCGCCCTGCCGACCCTGGCGGCGCAGGGTGGCGCGCTGTTGAACGTGGCATCGATCGCCTCGTTCCAGCCGGTGCCGATGATGGCGACCTACGCCGCGACCAAGGCGTTCGTGGCGAGCTGGTCGCAGGCACTGCACGAGGAACTCCGCGGCACCGGTGTGACGGTGACCGCGCTCGCGCCCGGTTTCACCCGCTCGGGCTTCGTCGACGCCGCCGACGCCCGGGACGTGGCCTCGCGCATCCCGGGTCCTTTTTGGGACGGCCCCGACGAGGTGGCGCGGGCCGGGCTGGACGGCGTCGCGAGGGGCCGCGCGCTGGTGGTGCCGAGCTGGCTGTACCGGGCGGGCGTGACCGCGTCCTCGCTCACGCCGACGTTCGTGACACGACGGCTCGTCGGCGAGGTGACACGCCGCCTCGGCTGA
- a CDS encoding diguanylate cyclase domain-containing protein, whose translation MTAPWSTATRTWRPAALHVNATDLAPPRHVGSAADDRRGWMTSPGRARRVLATSDPAGSRSASMVHALLVAPAGLVVTVAAAAIVGIGFASLTGQRGLGMLYVVPVALAAVACRAVAASALAALASVTWMLSAPPAGSLAAPFALAEGVLRFVSLCAVVVVVQGLLEMLDRAATLSGIDELTRLANRRALYNRAELEIARMRRTGSPMTVAYLDIDDFKRINDRLGHEEGDAVLRDLARLLRTRMRRTDLAARVGGDEFFLLLADTDQVEAAAFFRSLRDAFGEHLRSGDAEVSVSVGVTTIHSPPSSAEDLLRLADAVMYRAKRGGGSS comes from the coding sequence GTGACCGCACCGTGGAGCACCGCGACCCGGACGTGGCGGCCGGCGGCGCTCCACGTGAACGCGACGGACCTCGCCCCACCGCGCCACGTCGGGTCGGCAGCCGACGACCGCCGGGGGTGGATGACGTCGCCGGGGCGGGCACGTCGCGTGCTGGCCACCAGCGACCCGGCGGGATCGCGCTCGGCGTCCATGGTGCATGCGCTGCTGGTCGCGCCTGCCGGCCTGGTCGTCACCGTCGCGGCGGCCGCGATCGTCGGGATCGGCTTCGCCTCGCTCACCGGACAGCGTGGCCTCGGCATGTTGTACGTCGTTCCGGTCGCCCTTGCCGCCGTCGCCTGCCGGGCGGTCGCCGCCTCGGCTCTCGCCGCCCTGGCGAGCGTGACCTGGATGCTCTCGGCGCCACCCGCAGGTTCGCTCGCCGCCCCGTTCGCGTTGGCCGAGGGGGTGCTGCGGTTCGTGAGCCTGTGCGCGGTCGTCGTGGTCGTGCAGGGACTGCTCGAGATGCTCGATCGTGCCGCCACGCTGTCCGGGATCGACGAGCTGACCCGGCTGGCCAACCGTCGCGCCCTCTACAACCGGGCCGAGCTCGAGATCGCCCGCATGCGTCGTACGGGCTCGCCGATGACGGTCGCCTACCTCGACATCGACGACTTCAAGCGCATCAACGACCGGCTCGGCCATGAGGAGGGCGACGCCGTCCTTCGCGACCTGGCCCGGCTGCTGCGGACGCGCATGCGCCGCACCGACCTCGCGGCCCGCGTCGGCGGGGACGAGTTCTTCCTGCTGCTGGCCGACACCGACCAGGTCGAGGCCGCTGCGTTCTTCCGCAGCCTGCGGGACGCCTTCGGTGAGCACCTGCGTTCCGGTGACGCGGAGGTCAGCGTCAGCGTCGGTGTCACGACCATCCACAGTCCGCCGTCGTCGGCTGAGGATCTGCTCCGGCTCGCCGATGCCGTCATGTACCGCGCGAAGCGTGGCGGCGGGTCGAGCTGA
- a CDS encoding response regulator transcription factor has product MSVDRDSAPRFVLLEERRLAAPLIDRVRARLALDGFALRTVTLFDEAVDLLDSGTTTGVVVSIAGGAGFETIRDLRRRTAEPLIVVLPEGASEEARVLAWELGADDVLVEPFSAPEFSARLRAVLRRTSVVSAGTLLYAGPLQVDVAAREAHLNGNLLTLTAQEFSLLAFLVARQRQVFTRRELLQHAWIGGRHGQDRATVTEHVRRLRRKFDAAGAVGDRWIVTVHGIGYRFDPQPHDHTVLR; this is encoded by the coding sequence GTGAGCGTCGATCGGGACAGCGCACCACGCTTCGTGCTCCTCGAGGAGCGACGCCTCGCTGCGCCGCTGATCGACCGGGTCCGGGCACGGCTGGCCCTCGACGGCTTCGCGTTGCGCACGGTCACGCTCTTCGACGAGGCCGTCGACCTGCTCGACAGCGGCACGACCACCGGGGTCGTGGTGTCGATCGCCGGCGGAGCCGGTTTCGAGACGATTCGTGACCTGCGCCGGCGCACGGCCGAGCCCCTGATCGTCGTCCTTCCCGAGGGCGCGAGCGAGGAGGCGCGCGTCCTGGCATGGGAGCTGGGCGCCGACGACGTCCTCGTCGAACCCTTTTCCGCACCGGAGTTCTCGGCCCGGTTGCGCGCGGTCCTTCGCCGGACGAGCGTCGTGAGCGCCGGAACGTTGCTGTACGCCGGACCGCTGCAGGTGGACGTGGCCGCGCGCGAGGCTCACCTCAACGGCAATCTGCTCACGCTGACCGCCCAGGAGTTCAGCCTGCTGGCGTTCCTGGTGGCCCGACAGCGTCAGGTCTTCACCCGACGGGAGTTGCTGCAACACGCCTGGATCGGTGGACGCCACGGTCAGGACCGGGCCACGGTCACCGAGCACGTGCGCCGGTTGCGCCGCAAGTTCGATGCCGCCGGCGCGGTGGGGGACCGCTGGATCGTGACCGTGCACGGGATCGGCTACCGGTTCGACCCGCAGCCCCACGATCACACGGTGCTGCGATGA
- a CDS encoding LuxR C-terminal-related transcriptional regulator produces the protein MAYEQRAEIVVVDGHAVVCEGIRGMIHGREGLWVSGRAGSVAEAVTLVPALQPQIVLVGLRLPDGDASDLIRQLRRVAPRVKSVVFSPVADDESFFSSVVAGAVGFVTDDITSEGLVRALAKVAAGESLVTPAAIEDLRRKMRRAPRPNALAASLTGQEARIMSMVVEGATNGEIARELSLAEKTVRNYMSSILAKAGVRNRTELTAAVVRSAAAAPPRDVHIIRLPDDARVG, from the coding sequence ATGGCGTACGAGCAGCGCGCGGAAATCGTCGTGGTGGACGGGCATGCCGTGGTGTGCGAAGGCATCCGCGGCATGATCCACGGTCGTGAGGGCCTGTGGGTGAGCGGTCGGGCCGGGAGCGTGGCCGAAGCGGTCACGCTGGTGCCGGCGCTGCAACCGCAGATCGTGCTCGTCGGTCTCCGGCTGCCCGACGGTGACGCGAGCGACCTGATCCGGCAGCTGCGTCGGGTTGCACCGCGGGTGAAGTCGGTCGTCTTCAGCCCCGTCGCCGACGACGAGTCGTTCTTCTCCTCCGTCGTCGCGGGAGCGGTCGGTTTCGTGACGGACGACATCACCAGCGAGGGCTTGGTGCGAGCCCTGGCGAAGGTCGCGGCGGGCGAATCGCTCGTCACGCCGGCCGCGATCGAGGACTTGCGTCGCAAGATGCGGCGGGCGCCGCGGCCGAATGCGCTGGCGGCATCGCTGACGGGTCAGGAGGCCCGCATCATGTCGATGGTCGTCGAAGGCGCCACCAACGGCGAGATCGCCCGGGAGCTCTCGCTGGCGGAGAAGACCGTCCGCAACTACATGTCGAGCATCCTCGCCAAGGCGGGCGTCCGGAACCGGACCGAGCTCACCGCGGCAGTCGTACGCTCCGCGGCCGCCGCCCCACCGCGCGACGTGCACATCATCCGGCTGCCCGACGACGCCCGGGTCGGCTGA